A window of Etheostoma spectabile isolate EspeVRDwgs_2016 chromosome 18, UIUC_Espe_1.0, whole genome shotgun sequence contains these coding sequences:
- the LOC116706536 gene encoding uncharacterized protein LOC116706536 isoform X1, with the protein MELTTLFLFRLSRKRSLLNECENEPPLYTKKYLSSLKTLLDRYETDRDPEHAKLNQALCSRTSWARPCTPDACGNGRSQLLTDTESFFHQISSWADTQYSVKKVLEHLKFRQATNDILLNESVNKKFLEFRRDFTEECGAEDKQHSWAVIEKQEEVVMYGPYYPNYNNGEHSEDIIIKQTQELLESETVSENWKVYVFTMNSPCLARNTDPCMLNLVQKAKEWWSVYGVKTHIGYMKNWGFKGAKENLFRDINYSQVNSIDQVEDHENYVKAAEKADLNPLCENLFSDFKFLQRSTRFSLINSVQGSEWKSYFKSMHSIFESKPEEEKKICTQEADTVIEAARVLLTEKSGSFEEYLDKGGAFAFHYTFSSQVSDVIQHQMRLAFQQCWKEMVQDKYAEIIREKLTEDFNQCAVQLFIKDIVKFTKEYLEIGRMQFSEAPQVVR; encoded by the exons ATGGAACTTACCAC TCTGTTTCTATTCAGGTTAAGTCGGAAACGATCTCTGttaaatgaatgtgaaaacGAGCCTCCACTGTACACGAAGAAATATTTGTCCAGTCTGAAAACTCTGCTGGACAGATATGAGACTGACAGAGACCCAGAGCATGCCAAACTGAA CCAAGCTTTGTGTTCCAGGACGAGCTGGGCGCGTCCCTGCACACCTGACGCCTGTGGGAATGGAAGGTCACAACTCCTGACGGACACTGAGAGCTTCTTCCACCAGATATCATCCTGGGCTGACACACAATACTCTGTCAAGAAAGTATTGGAGCATCTCAAGTTTAGACAAGCCACCAATGACATTTTACTAAATGAGTCAGTTAACAAGAAATTTCTGGAGTTTCGCCGTGACTTCACTGAGGAATGTGGTGCAGAAGATAAGCAGCATTCATGGGCCGTTATTGAGAAACAGGAGGAGGTCGTCATGTATGGACCTTATTATCCTAATTACAACAACGGAGAACACAGCGAGGACATCATTATAAAACAAACCCAGGAACTTCTGGAGTCAGAGACTGTCTCAGAGAATTGGAAGGTGTATGTTTTCACCATGAACAGCCCGTGTTTGGCTAGAAATACAGATCCATGCATGCTGAACCTGGTTCAGAAAGCCAAGGAGTGGTGGAGCGTGTATGGAGTAAAGACTCATATTGGTTATATGAAAAACTGGGGCTTCAAAGGAGCTAAAGAAAATCTGTTCAGGGATATTAACTACAGCCAAGTGAACAGTATCGATCAGGTTGAGGACCATGAGAACTACGTCAAAGCAGCTGAAAAGGCTGATCTCAATCCATTATGTGAaaatctgttttctgatttCAAATTCCTTCAGAGATCTACAAGGTTCTCTTTGATAAACAGTGTGCAGGGGTCGGAATGGAAGAGTTACTTCAAAAGTATGCACAGCATTTTTGAAAGCAAAccagaagaggagaagaaaatcTGCACACAGGAGGCGGACACTGTGATTGAAGCTGCACGAGTTCTGCTTACAGAAAAAAGTGGAAGCTTTGAGGAATATTTAGACAAGGGTGGTGCATTTGCTTTTCATTACACTTTTAGCTCACAAGTATCTGACGTCATCCAGCATCAAATGAGACTCGCATTTCAACAGTGTTGGAAGGAGATGGTGCAGGACAAATATGCCGAGATCATCAGGGAGAAGCTGACTGAAGACTTCAATCAATGTGCCGTCCAGCTTTTTATCAAAGATATTGTAAAGTTCACAAAAGAATACTTAGAAATTGGAAGGATGCAGTTTTCAGAAGCTCCACAAGTTGTCCGATAA
- the LOC116706536 gene encoding uncharacterized protein LOC116706536 isoform X3, which yields MELTTLFLFRLSRKRSLLNECENEPPLYTKKYLSSLKTLLDRYETDRDPEHAKLKTSWARPCTPDACGNGRSQLLTDTESFFHQISSWADTQYSVKKVLEHLKFRQATNDILLNESVNKKFLEFRRDFTEECGAEDKQHSWAVIEKQEEVVMYGPYYPNYNNGEHSEDIIIKQTQELLESETVSENWKVYVFTMNSPCLARNTDPCMLNLVQKAKEWWSVYGVKTHIGYMKNWGFKGAKENLFRDINYSQVNSIDQVEDHENYVKAAEKADLNPLCENLFSDFKFLQRSTRFSLINSVQGSEWKSYFKSMHSIFESKPEEEKKICTQEADTVIEAARVLLTEKSGSFEEYLDKGGAFAFHYTFSSQVSDVIQHQMRLAFQQCWKEMVQDKYAEIIREKLTEDFNQCAVQLFIKDIVKFTKEYLEIGRMQFSEAPQVVR from the exons ATGGAACTTACCAC TCTGTTTCTATTCAGGTTAAGTCGGAAACGATCTCTGttaaatgaatgtgaaaacGAGCCTCCACTGTACACGAAGAAATATTTGTCCAGTCTGAAAACTCTGCTGGACAGATATGAGACTGACAGAGACCCAGAGCATGCCAAACTGAA GACGAGCTGGGCGCGTCCCTGCACACCTGACGCCTGTGGGAATGGAAGGTCACAACTCCTGACGGACACTGAGAGCTTCTTCCACCAGATATCATCCTGGGCTGACACACAATACTCTGTCAAGAAAGTATTGGAGCATCTCAAGTTTAGACAAGCCACCAATGACATTTTACTAAATGAGTCAGTTAACAAGAAATTTCTGGAGTTTCGCCGTGACTTCACTGAGGAATGTGGTGCAGAAGATAAGCAGCATTCATGGGCCGTTATTGAGAAACAGGAGGAGGTCGTCATGTATGGACCTTATTATCCTAATTACAACAACGGAGAACACAGCGAGGACATCATTATAAAACAAACCCAGGAACTTCTGGAGTCAGAGACTGTCTCAGAGAATTGGAAGGTGTATGTTTTCACCATGAACAGCCCGTGTTTGGCTAGAAATACAGATCCATGCATGCTGAACCTGGTTCAGAAAGCCAAGGAGTGGTGGAGCGTGTATGGAGTAAAGACTCATATTGGTTATATGAAAAACTGGGGCTTCAAAGGAGCTAAAGAAAATCTGTTCAGGGATATTAACTACAGCCAAGTGAACAGTATCGATCAGGTTGAGGACCATGAGAACTACGTCAAAGCAGCTGAAAAGGCTGATCTCAATCCATTATGTGAaaatctgttttctgatttCAAATTCCTTCAGAGATCTACAAGGTTCTCTTTGATAAACAGTGTGCAGGGGTCGGAATGGAAGAGTTACTTCAAAAGTATGCACAGCATTTTTGAAAGCAAAccagaagaggagaagaaaatcTGCACACAGGAGGCGGACACTGTGATTGAAGCTGCACGAGTTCTGCTTACAGAAAAAAGTGGAAGCTTTGAGGAATATTTAGACAAGGGTGGTGCATTTGCTTTTCATTACACTTTTAGCTCACAAGTATCTGACGTCATCCAGCATCAAATGAGACTCGCATTTCAACAGTGTTGGAAGGAGATGGTGCAGGACAAATATGCCGAGATCATCAGGGAGAAGCTGACTGAAGACTTCAATCAATGTGCCGTCCAGCTTTTTATCAAAGATATTGTAAAGTTCACAAAAGAATACTTAGAAATTGGAAGGATGCAGTTTTCAGAAGCTCCACAAGTTGTCCGATAA
- the LOC116706536 gene encoding uncharacterized protein LOC116706536 isoform X4 yields the protein MELTTLSRKRSLLNECENEPPLYTKKYLSSLKTLLDRYETDRDPEHAKLKTSWARPCTPDACGNGRSQLLTDTESFFHQISSWADTQYSVKKVLEHLKFRQATNDILLNESVNKKFLEFRRDFTEECGAEDKQHSWAVIEKQEEVVMYGPYYPNYNNGEHSEDIIIKQTQELLESETVSENWKVYVFTMNSPCLARNTDPCMLNLVQKAKEWWSVYGVKTHIGYMKNWGFKGAKENLFRDINYSQVNSIDQVEDHENYVKAAEKADLNPLCENLFSDFKFLQRSTRFSLINSVQGSEWKSYFKSMHSIFESKPEEEKKICTQEADTVIEAARVLLTEKSGSFEEYLDKGGAFAFHYTFSSQVSDVIQHQMRLAFQQCWKEMVQDKYAEIIREKLTEDFNQCAVQLFIKDIVKFTKEYLEIGRMQFSEAPQVVR from the exons ATGGAACTTACCAC GTTAAGTCGGAAACGATCTCTGttaaatgaatgtgaaaacGAGCCTCCACTGTACACGAAGAAATATTTGTCCAGTCTGAAAACTCTGCTGGACAGATATGAGACTGACAGAGACCCAGAGCATGCCAAACTGAA GACGAGCTGGGCGCGTCCCTGCACACCTGACGCCTGTGGGAATGGAAGGTCACAACTCCTGACGGACACTGAGAGCTTCTTCCACCAGATATCATCCTGGGCTGACACACAATACTCTGTCAAGAAAGTATTGGAGCATCTCAAGTTTAGACAAGCCACCAATGACATTTTACTAAATGAGTCAGTTAACAAGAAATTTCTGGAGTTTCGCCGTGACTTCACTGAGGAATGTGGTGCAGAAGATAAGCAGCATTCATGGGCCGTTATTGAGAAACAGGAGGAGGTCGTCATGTATGGACCTTATTATCCTAATTACAACAACGGAGAACACAGCGAGGACATCATTATAAAACAAACCCAGGAACTTCTGGAGTCAGAGACTGTCTCAGAGAATTGGAAGGTGTATGTTTTCACCATGAACAGCCCGTGTTTGGCTAGAAATACAGATCCATGCATGCTGAACCTGGTTCAGAAAGCCAAGGAGTGGTGGAGCGTGTATGGAGTAAAGACTCATATTGGTTATATGAAAAACTGGGGCTTCAAAGGAGCTAAAGAAAATCTGTTCAGGGATATTAACTACAGCCAAGTGAACAGTATCGATCAGGTTGAGGACCATGAGAACTACGTCAAAGCAGCTGAAAAGGCTGATCTCAATCCATTATGTGAaaatctgttttctgatttCAAATTCCTTCAGAGATCTACAAGGTTCTCTTTGATAAACAGTGTGCAGGGGTCGGAATGGAAGAGTTACTTCAAAAGTATGCACAGCATTTTTGAAAGCAAAccagaagaggagaagaaaatcTGCACACAGGAGGCGGACACTGTGATTGAAGCTGCACGAGTTCTGCTTACAGAAAAAAGTGGAAGCTTTGAGGAATATTTAGACAAGGGTGGTGCATTTGCTTTTCATTACACTTTTAGCTCACAAGTATCTGACGTCATCCAGCATCAAATGAGACTCGCATTTCAACAGTGTTGGAAGGAGATGGTGCAGGACAAATATGCCGAGATCATCAGGGAGAAGCTGACTGAAGACTTCAATCAATGTGCCGTCCAGCTTTTTATCAAAGATATTGTAAAGTTCACAAAAGAATACTTAGAAATTGGAAGGATGCAGTTTTCAGAAGCTCCACAAGTTGTCCGATAA
- the LOC116706536 gene encoding uncharacterized protein LOC116706536 isoform X2, with translation MELTTLSRKRSLLNECENEPPLYTKKYLSSLKTLLDRYETDRDPEHAKLNQALCSRTSWARPCTPDACGNGRSQLLTDTESFFHQISSWADTQYSVKKVLEHLKFRQATNDILLNESVNKKFLEFRRDFTEECGAEDKQHSWAVIEKQEEVVMYGPYYPNYNNGEHSEDIIIKQTQELLESETVSENWKVYVFTMNSPCLARNTDPCMLNLVQKAKEWWSVYGVKTHIGYMKNWGFKGAKENLFRDINYSQVNSIDQVEDHENYVKAAEKADLNPLCENLFSDFKFLQRSTRFSLINSVQGSEWKSYFKSMHSIFESKPEEEKKICTQEADTVIEAARVLLTEKSGSFEEYLDKGGAFAFHYTFSSQVSDVIQHQMRLAFQQCWKEMVQDKYAEIIREKLTEDFNQCAVQLFIKDIVKFTKEYLEIGRMQFSEAPQVVR, from the exons ATGGAACTTACCAC GTTAAGTCGGAAACGATCTCTGttaaatgaatgtgaaaacGAGCCTCCACTGTACACGAAGAAATATTTGTCCAGTCTGAAAACTCTGCTGGACAGATATGAGACTGACAGAGACCCAGAGCATGCCAAACTGAA CCAAGCTTTGTGTTCCAGGACGAGCTGGGCGCGTCCCTGCACACCTGACGCCTGTGGGAATGGAAGGTCACAACTCCTGACGGACACTGAGAGCTTCTTCCACCAGATATCATCCTGGGCTGACACACAATACTCTGTCAAGAAAGTATTGGAGCATCTCAAGTTTAGACAAGCCACCAATGACATTTTACTAAATGAGTCAGTTAACAAGAAATTTCTGGAGTTTCGCCGTGACTTCACTGAGGAATGTGGTGCAGAAGATAAGCAGCATTCATGGGCCGTTATTGAGAAACAGGAGGAGGTCGTCATGTATGGACCTTATTATCCTAATTACAACAACGGAGAACACAGCGAGGACATCATTATAAAACAAACCCAGGAACTTCTGGAGTCAGAGACTGTCTCAGAGAATTGGAAGGTGTATGTTTTCACCATGAACAGCCCGTGTTTGGCTAGAAATACAGATCCATGCATGCTGAACCTGGTTCAGAAAGCCAAGGAGTGGTGGAGCGTGTATGGAGTAAAGACTCATATTGGTTATATGAAAAACTGGGGCTTCAAAGGAGCTAAAGAAAATCTGTTCAGGGATATTAACTACAGCCAAGTGAACAGTATCGATCAGGTTGAGGACCATGAGAACTACGTCAAAGCAGCTGAAAAGGCTGATCTCAATCCATTATGTGAaaatctgttttctgatttCAAATTCCTTCAGAGATCTACAAGGTTCTCTTTGATAAACAGTGTGCAGGGGTCGGAATGGAAGAGTTACTTCAAAAGTATGCACAGCATTTTTGAAAGCAAAccagaagaggagaagaaaatcTGCACACAGGAGGCGGACACTGTGATTGAAGCTGCACGAGTTCTGCTTACAGAAAAAAGTGGAAGCTTTGAGGAATATTTAGACAAGGGTGGTGCATTTGCTTTTCATTACACTTTTAGCTCACAAGTATCTGACGTCATCCAGCATCAAATGAGACTCGCATTTCAACAGTGTTGGAAGGAGATGGTGCAGGACAAATATGCCGAGATCATCAGGGAGAAGCTGACTGAAGACTTCAATCAATGTGCCGTCCAGCTTTTTATCAAAGATATTGTAAAGTTCACAAAAGAATACTTAGAAATTGGAAGGATGCAGTTTTCAGAAGCTCCACAAGTTGTCCGATAA